The following nucleotide sequence is from Deltaproteobacteria bacterium.
TTAAATGCGCAAGGGATAAACTTCTGCTTGTATCTCTGAAAATCGGAATCAACCTCGATCACTCTGCCCTTATCCAGATATTCTTTTACCGATTGTGTATCCAGTTCATAATATTGAGTAAAAAAATATTTCGGATCGGTTGAGAAAAATCTGGAAAGCTCTGTCTTGTTCAGCAACCTGCTCGTTTCAGCATCTTTTGAAATGAGCCTTTTCCCTTCATCAATGGAATCACTGCTCAAGTCCAAAAATTCAACCTGTCCAAAACCGTTTTGGGGCTTCGCGCCAAGGTTTTCAATCCTGCTCAATAAATATGATAGCTTTCTTTCAATATCTTTTCCGTTAGACCCTAATGGAGTTATCTTGAGAACGGCCTTCTCTCCCCACAGGGCTTTTACTCCAAATGTAAAACGAATCTTTGATCCCTTACCCTCCTTTGTGCCACGCGTATCCGTTCCGCCGAACATACGCCACAACCAATTCCCGGCCATGGGATAGACGTCTTTGCTGGCCCAGAAAAAAAGCGGTATTTCTTCCAGTCCTGAAATTTCTATTTTAAATTGCCTTCGCCATCCGGTGCAGCCAAATAATCTGCATGCCGGACAGATTGCCTTAAGCGCCTTGCCTTTTCCTTCCCGAGGATTGTACCGACAGGGTTTTTTATTATCCTTATACTCAACACCCTTACAGGCATATCCACCCATTCCTCGAATAATACCTTCATACCACCAGCGAAGTGAG
It contains:
- the cmr1 gene encoding type III-B CRISPR module RAMP protein Cmr1; translated protein: MNVSFKTLTPLWTGGADKNSQIIHETGIIGSLRWWYEGIIRGMGGYACKGVEYKDNKKPCRYNPREGKGKALKAICPACRLFGCTGWRRQFKIEISGLEEIPLFFWASKDVYPMAGNWLWRMFGGTDTRGTKEGKGSKIRFTFGVKALWGEKAVLKITPLGSNGKDIERKLSYLLSRIENLGAKPQNGFGQVEFLDLSSDSIDEGKRLISKDAETSRLLNKTELSRFFSTDPKYFFTQYYELDTQSVKEYLDKGRVIEVDSDFQRYKQKFIPCAFNIRYKSSAKNPFTGLGKNIGLRPFLKKEFSEEIVNVLMGNGNPKTEGERSGGRLGVSHLYKKDNAEKYSLKIWGHVPSDAGVERARVEEKIEKFFTEYLPNFKKALPTNGV